A region of the Rhizobium binae genome:
CTCGGAGATGCGGCGCATCGGCGAATTTTCCGGCACCTTCTGGTAGAGCGCGATGGCGCGGTCCATCTGGTTCTGCTTCTCGGCGATGCCGCCGAGCAGCACCAGCGTATCGGCGCTGTTCGGGTCGAGTGCATTGGCGGTCTGCAGGTAGAGCGAGACGATATCCTCCGCGCCGTCGCGGTTCAGCGCGCCGCCGACTGAAAACAGCACGCCGGCGGCCCCTTCCTTCGCGGTCTTGACCTGCTGCTCCTGCTTCTCGCCCTTTTCGATGCTGTCGCGCAGCGCATTCAGCGGCGCATAGTTCGGCAGCAGGTTGTCGCCAACCGAAACGGCATCGAGCGCCTTCTGCTTGTTGCCCTGTGTCGCTTCGAGGCGGGCAAGCGCCATGACCGCGCGCATGAAGGTGTCGGGCGCCGTAGCACCCCCTTCCTTGTCGAGCACGGCGTCGTTCAGATGCTGGCGGGCCGATTTCACGTCGCCGGTGACGACGGCGATCGCGCCGGCATTGTAATTCTGGAAGATGCGGACCCAATCCGGCCCCTTCATCTTCTCGACCATGGCGAGCGCTTCCTTGCCGCGGCCGGCGCCGACGCGGGCCCAGGCGAGCAGCAGGTCGTTCATCATCCGGTCGAGATCGTTCGGACCCTTGTATTTCAATATGGATTCGGCGGCCTTGTAATCGTCGCGGCGCACGGCATCCATGCCGCGCACGATCGTGGTGATGCGCTCGACCGAGGGATCGCCCTTCAGGTCGTTGGCATATTTGACGCCTTCCTTGATGTCGCCGTTGAGCAGCAGCGAGATCATCAGCCGCTGGCGAATCTCCGGATTGCCCGGCTCGATCTGCAGCGCCTTCTCGTAGAGTTCGATCGCCGTCTCGTAATCATGATCGACATCGGCTGTGCGCGCGGCGAGGAAGGCGCCGGAGAAGGTGGTGACGCTATCGGCATCGAAGGTCTCGGTTTTGCCCGTATCGCCCGCCGTCTTCGCCGCATCCTCGGCGTTCACGCCGGCGACGATGCCGAGCGAAAGAACAGCCGTCAATGCTGCGCTCGTAAGAAGACGGATGGCAATTCTCTGCCGCATGAGGAAACCTTTCTTCGAGAGCGTCCGGCCATGATGCCGGTCGCAAATCAGTTGTGATCACTGATTCATAACAGGATGGCTTTTTTGAAGCGGCGCTGCAAGAAAATCAGCCTGCAATCGAGAACGTCTCGTCAGTTGACGCGCTCGATGCAGAAGTCGATCACTTCCATCAGGGCGGATTTCCATACCGTATCGGGAAGCGGCGCCAGCGCGTCGCGGGCGATCGTGCCGTAATGGACCGCCCGGCCGATCGTGTCGCTGAGTGTGCCGTATTTGGTGATCAGCCCCAGCGCCTTTTCCAGATTGGCGTCGCTGCTGTTGCCGGCCTCGATCGCATCGCGCCAGAAGGCGCGCTCGTCCTCGGTGCCGCGGCGATAGGCGAGGATGACGGGCAGCGTGATCTTGCCTTCGCGGAAATCGTCGCCGACATTCTTGCCGAGATCGGCGGCCTTGCCGCCATAATCGAGCGCATCGTCGACGAGCTGGAAGGCGAGCCCCAGATTCATGCCGTAGGATTTCAGCGCGTTGCGGCCCGACCGGCCGGCTTCGGCGACGATCGGCCCGACTTCGGCCGCTGCCGCGAACAGAGCCGCCGTCTTGGCGCGGATGACGGAAAGGTAATCGTCCTCGGTCGTTTCCATGTTCTTGGCAACGGAAAGCTGCAGCACCTCACCCTCGGCGATCACGCAGGCGGCGGAAGAGAGCACGTCGAGCGCGTCGAGCGAGCCGACATCGACCATCATGCGGAAGGCCTGGCCGAGCAGGAAGTCGCCGACCAGCACGCTTGCCTGGTTGCCCCAGATCATCCGCGCCGTCGATTTGCCGCGGCGCAGGTCGCTTTCGTCGACGACGTCGTCATGCAGCAGTGTTGCCGTGTGCATGAATTCGACCGAGGTCGCGAGCTTGACGTGATTTTCGCCGCGGTAGTCGAACAGCGAGGCGGCCGCCAGCGTCAGCATCGGCCGCAGCCGCTTGCCGCCGGACGAGATCAGATGATTCGCCACTTCGGGGATCATCTGCACGTCGGAGCCGGCCTTGGACAGAATAAGCTGGTTCACCCGCTCCATATCGGCCCTGGTGAGATCGACCAACGGCTTTATGGATGCCAGTTTGTTTTTGCTTTCTTCAAGCGGTATGACCACGCCCAACGACCCGGACTCCTGTTCATTCATTGCAGCTGACAATAGAAAGGGGCGATGGACGCGGCAAGAGGTGAATTGTCGCGCATGGCGAAATTGGAAGGAAAATGACGGCAAATGCATGAACTTATCCGCGCCAACGACCCCGTCCTGCTCTCCTTTGCCGAGAGCCTGATGAAGGACGCCGGCATTCATTGTTTCATCGCCGATCAGGGCATGAGTGTGCTGGAAGGCTCGCTTGGGATGCTGCCGCGCCGCCTGCTGGTGGACGAGGAGATGGCCGATCAGGCCCGCCGCATCCTGATCGACGCCGGTCTCGGCGGCGAACTGCGCGACAGGAAGTGAGCGGGGATGACCAGCAGGCCTGCCCAGACAATCGACGCCTTCCATCGCGGCGCCTTCCACCTTGTGCAGCCGGAGGGCAGGGGCCATCGCGCCGGCATGGATGCGATGCTGCTGGCCGCACTCGTCGCCGATAACCGTCCCGTCCGGGTTGCCGATCTCGGCGCCGGCGCCGGTGCGGCCGGCCTTGCCGTCGCCTCGCGCCTTGCCGAGGCGCAAGTGGTGCTGTTCGAGCGTTCGGCCGAGATGGCCGATTATGCCCGCCGCAGCATACTCCTGCCCGAAAACGCCCATCTTGCCGCCCGCGTCAGCGTCGTCGAGGCGGATGTGACGCTGACCGCAAAGGCGCGCAACGATGCCGGCCTCACCGACGAGAGTTTCCACCACGTCATCATGAACCCGCCCTTCAACGATGCCGGCGACCGGCGCACGCCGGATGCGCTGAAGGCCGAAGCCCACGCGATGACCGACGGCCTGTTCGAAAGCTGGATCCGCACGGCAGGGGCCATCATGATCCCCGGCGGGCAATTGTCGCTGATCGCCAGGCCCGAATCGATCGCCGAGATCGTCATTGCCTGCGGCCGGCGCTTCGGCGGCATCGAAATGACAGCCATCCATCCGCGCGAGCGTGAAAACGCCGTGCGTATCCTGGTGACCGCAATCAAGGGATCGCGGGCGCGGCTGTCGCTGCGCGCCCCGCTCATCATGCACGAAGAGGGGAGTCACAAGTTCTCCTCTCTCGTCGACGATTTCAACAACGGCCGGGCGGCCTATGCCAGGCGTCATTGAGATGGCGGATTCTGTCGCTGGCCCACCATTCCAAAGATGGGTTTCATTCCGATTTTATTTCGCGTTTCCTCATCGCGCCCGCTTGGCTGAGTGACGGTGAGAGTTCATTGTTGCGTGCCTTCGTCGTCTCACTCGTTGACGCGCTAGATGTATCCGCCCATGATACATTCTTGACTGATTGATTAGGAGGACAATCGTGAAAAGAATTATCATCAACGGCATGATCGCAGGCGCTTTTGCGCTGTCCGGCCTTTCCATTTCAGGAGCCGCCAGGGCGAGTGAATTCATCAACGTTCTGACCGGTGGCACCTCTGGCGTTTATTATCCTCTCGGCGTCGCACTCGCCAAGATCTATGGCGACGGTATTTCTGGCGCCCGGACCCAAGTTCAGGCGACGAAAGCCTCGGTTGAGAATCTGAATTTGCTTCAACAGGGCAAAGGCGAGATCGCGTTCGCGCTCGGCGACAGCGTGAAGCTGGCGGCAGAAGGCAATGCGGAAGCAGGCTTCAAAGCGCCGCTCGACAAATTGCGTGGCATCGCGGCGATCTATCCCAACTACATCCAAATCGTCGCATCCAAGGATTCCGGTATCAAGACACTGGGAGACATAAAGGGAAAGAGCATTTCCGTCGGCGCGGCGAAGTCGGGGACAGAACTGAACGCCCGCGCGATTTTCAGCGCTGATGGCATATCCTACGGGGATCTCGCCAAGACCGAATACCTGCCCTTCGCAGAATCCGTCGAGTTGATCAAGAACCGACAGCTCGACGCGACGCTGCAGTCGGCTGGGCTGGGCGTAGCATCGCTGAAAGATCTGGCGGCTTCCGTGCCGATCAATGTCGTTGCGGTTCCGAAAGACGTGGCGGACAAATTGGGCGCACCCTATATCGCCGCGACGATTCCCGCCAATACCTATGAAGGCCAGGCGCAAGACGTGCCGACCGTTGCTGTCGTCAACTTTTTGGTCACGCGTGCCGATGTTTCGGATGAGACCGCCTACCAGATGACCAAGCTGCTGTTCGACAACCTCCCTGCCATGACCGCCGCACACAATGCGGCCTCGGCCATAAAGCTGGAAAATGCCATCAAGGGTATGCCGATCCCGCTGCATCCCGGTGCCGAACGCTACTACAAGGAAAAAGGGCTCCTGTAGGACGCAAGCGCAACGGCGTCCGTTAGAGGTGCTGGGACCCTCTGTCATTTTGAAACTGCACAAAGTCCTTTCCTGAAATCGCTTCTGGTTTTCGGGATTTTGCGCCAGTCTGGCCGCCGCCAGAGATATCGGCGGCCGTCTTGATCACGCTGGGAGGAGAATTGCGTGCGTCAATCAGAAACTGCAGCGGGCGCGCTGTCCGCCGATGCAACTGAATCTCACAATAGGTTGGGTGACGACTTTCCGGGTTCCAGAGAGGGCCGATTGCTGTTCCTGATCGCCGTCGTTTTCTCGCTGTTCCAGATCGTCACGGCAGCGCATATTTTGGATCTGCCGAGCCAGATTGTCCGCGCCGTTCACGTCGGTTTTCTGCTGCTGTTGGCCTATCCGCTGGTTGCATCTACGGCCCGTAGCGCGATCGGCTTTCGCGTGCTTGCGTGGGTCCTGGCGGCCTCAGGCGTTGCTGTCGCCATCTATCAGTACGTCGAATATTCGGACCTTCTGATTCGCGCCGGCGATCCGCTTCCGATTGACATCGCCGTCGGCATAGTCAGTCTTGCGGTGATCTTCGTGGCGTGCTGGATCAGCCTGGGGCCAGCACTGCCGATCATCAGCGGCACGTTTCTGGCCTATTGTCTGCTTGGCCAGTATCTGCCGGCGCCTCTCGATCATCGCGGCTATGATCTCTCGCAGGTCATCGATCACATGGCTTACGGCACCGAAGGCATTTACGGGACCCCAATTTATGTGTCCTCGTCCTATATCTTTCTGTTCATACTGTTCGGCTCTTTCTTGGAAAAAGCCGGAATGATCCAGCTTTTCACGGATACGGCTCTCGGGCTTGTCGGCCATATGCGCGGTGGCGCTGCGAAAGTCGCCGTGATCTCGTCCGGGCTGATGGGAACGATCTCCGGCTCTGGCGTCGCGAATGTCGTTACAACAGGTCAGTTTACCATTCCGCTGATGAAGAGATTCGGGTACCGGCCCGCTTTCGCCGGCGGTGTCGAGGCTACAGCGTCCATGGGCGGCCAGATCATGCCGCCGGTGATGGGAGCGGTGGCGTTTATCATGGCGGAAACTCTCGGCGTCGAATATTCGGAAGTGGTGAAAGCTGCACTCATCCCGGCGATTCTCTACTTCATGTCCGCGTTCTGGATGGTGCACCTGGAGGCGGGAAAACGCGGTCTCGTGGGCCTCCCGAAGTCTGAATTGCCCTCGGCATCACAAGCCCTCAGAGAGCGATGGTATCTCATCCTGCCGTTGGCTGCCCTCGTCTGGCTGCTTTTTTCCGGATACACTCCGCTTTTTGCCGGTACCATAGGGCTCGGGTTGACGGCCATGCTCATTCTCGGCGGCAGCATTGCGCTCGGCCTGCCGTTCGGCGCAATCCGGATTTTGTTCTGGGTGGCTCTCGGCATCATCGGCGCTGCTTTCCTGCAGTATGGCTTCAATGTTCTCCTTGCTGCACTCGCCGTGCTGATCGCTTGGAATGCCGTGAGCCGGGGCGGCAGGGAGACCTTGGTTGCCTGTGTCGACAGTCTGGCCGAAGGTGCTAAGACGGCCCTCCCGGTCGGCATTGCATGCGCCATCGTCGGGATCATCGTCGGCACGATGACGTTGACAGGCGTTGCGACGACCTTTGGCCAGTTCGTCGTCGCAGTTGGACAGTCCAGCCTGTTCCTGTCCCTGCTTTTGACCATGATCACCTGCATCATCCTCGGCATGGGTATTCCGACGATTCCGAACTACATCATAACCTCGTCAATCGCAGGACCTGCTCTTCTTTCGCTCGGCATCCCGCTTCTCGTCAGCCACATGTTCGTTTTCTATTTCGGCATTCTGGCGGACCTGACGCCGCCGGTGGCGCTTGCTTGC
Encoded here:
- a CDS encoding tetratricopeptide repeat protein, which translates into the protein MRQRIAIRLLTSAALTAVLSLGIVAGVNAEDAAKTAGDTGKTETFDADSVTTFSGAFLAARTADVDHDYETAIELYEKALQIEPGNPEIRQRLMISLLLNGDIKEGVKYANDLKGDPSVERITTIVRGMDAVRRDDYKAAESILKYKGPNDLDRMMNDLLLAWARVGAGRGKEALAMVEKMKGPDWVRIFQNYNAGAIAVVTGDVKSARQHLNDAVLDKEGGATAPDTFMRAVMALARLEATQGNKQKALDAVSVGDNLLPNYAPLNALRDSIEKGEKQEQQVKTAKEGAAGVLFSVGGALNRDGAEDIVSLYLQTANALDPNSADTLVLLGGIAEKQNQMDRAIALYQKVPENSPMRRISELQLGLALAQGGKVDEARKHLQALIASDPKDIRSYLAYGSVLSDAKDYEAMAANYDKAVEVIGPFPGRANWSVFFQRGIAYERLKKWDQAEPNFRKALELNPDQPQVLNYLGYSWIDMNRNLDEGLGMIKKAVEIRPDDGYIIDSLGWAYFRLNRFDDAVDELERAAQIKAGDATINDHLGDAYWRVGRKLEAVYQWNRALASEPEAAEIPKIKDKVANGLPPAGDDAKAADKKQPDPAPVTPPPVDKKS
- a CDS encoding polyprenyl synthetase family protein, whose amino-acid sequence is MGVVIPLEESKNKLASIKPLVDLTRADMERVNQLILSKAGSDVQMIPEVANHLISSGGKRLRPMLTLAAASLFDYRGENHVKLATSVEFMHTATLLHDDVVDESDLRRGKSTARMIWGNQASVLVGDFLLGQAFRMMVDVGSLDALDVLSSAACVIAEGEVLQLSVAKNMETTEDDYLSVIRAKTAALFAAAAEVGPIVAEAGRSGRNALKSYGMNLGLAFQLVDDALDYGGKAADLGKNVGDDFREGKITLPVILAYRRGTEDERAFWRDAIEAGNSSDANLEKALGLITKYGTLSDTIGRAVHYGTIARDALAPLPDTVWKSALMEVIDFCIERVN
- a CDS encoding putative signal transducing protein, with product MHELIRANDPVLLSFAESLMKDAGIHCFIADQGMSVLEGSLGMLPRRLLVDEEMADQARRILIDAGLGGELRDRK
- a CDS encoding tRNA1(Val) (adenine(37)-N6)-methyltransferase, which produces MTSRPAQTIDAFHRGAFHLVQPEGRGHRAGMDAMLLAALVADNRPVRVADLGAGAGAAGLAVASRLAEAQVVLFERSAEMADYARRSILLPENAHLAARVSVVEADVTLTAKARNDAGLTDESFHHVIMNPPFNDAGDRRTPDALKAEAHAMTDGLFESWIRTAGAIMIPGGQLSLIARPESIAEIVIACGRRFGGIEMTAIHPRERENAVRILVTAIKGSRARLSLRAPLIMHEEGSHKFSSLVDDFNNGRAAYARRH
- a CDS encoding TAXI family TRAP transporter solute-binding subunit; translation: MIAGAFALSGLSISGAARASEFINVLTGGTSGVYYPLGVALAKIYGDGISGARTQVQATKASVENLNLLQQGKGEIAFALGDSVKLAAEGNAEAGFKAPLDKLRGIAAIYPNYIQIVASKDSGIKTLGDIKGKSISVGAAKSGTELNARAIFSADGISYGDLAKTEYLPFAESVELIKNRQLDATLQSAGLGVASLKDLAASVPINVVAVPKDVADKLGAPYIAATIPANTYEGQAQDVPTVAVVNFLVTRADVSDETAYQMTKLLFDNLPAMTAAHNAASAIKLENAIKGMPIPLHPGAERYYKEKGLL
- a CDS encoding TRAP transporter permease, producing the protein MRQSETAAGALSADATESHNRLGDDFPGSREGRLLFLIAVVFSLFQIVTAAHILDLPSQIVRAVHVGFLLLLAYPLVASTARSAIGFRVLAWVLAASGVAVAIYQYVEYSDLLIRAGDPLPIDIAVGIVSLAVIFVACWISLGPALPIISGTFLAYCLLGQYLPAPLDHRGYDLSQVIDHMAYGTEGIYGTPIYVSSSYIFLFILFGSFLEKAGMIQLFTDTALGLVGHMRGGAAKVAVISSGLMGTISGSGVANVVTTGQFTIPLMKRFGYRPAFAGGVEATASMGGQIMPPVMGAVAFIMAETLGVEYSEVVKAALIPAILYFMSAFWMVHLEAGKRGLVGLPKSELPSASQALRERWYLILPLAALVWLLFSGYTPLFAGTIGLGLTAMLILGGSIALGLPFGAIRILFWVALGIIGAAFLQYGFNVLLAALAVLIAWNAVSRGGRETLVACVDSLAEGAKTALPVGIACAIVGIIVGTMTLTGVATTFGQFVVAVGQSSLFLSLLLTMITCIILGMGIPTIPNYIITSSIAGPALLSLGIPLLVSHMFVFYFGILADLTPPVALACFAAAPIAKESGLKISIEAIKVAAAGFIVPFMAVYSPALMLQSGGPLAAEIGYIPAVGYISIKAVIAIGLWGAAVIGYCTRTLTVAERMVAIAAAFLLVAALPLTDEAGFLLSGGFALWLWYRSRTAQKAEPAP